The following coding sequences lie in one Bartonella sp. DGB1 genomic window:
- a CDS encoding DUF1013 domain-containing protein, whose protein sequence is MSARLLMPKATAVWLIENTMLTFEQIADFCGLHILEVQAIADGESAYKMKGTNPLNMGQLTRAELEKGEKDPSYRLQLQESKIHIPAPKKKVARYTPVSRRHDRPNAILWLLRYHPELTETQISRLIGTTKKTIEQIKNRSHWNSANLTAIDPVGLGLTTQIELDREVKEAQKNQVIPETGDTLLPPSTTENLPLDQNDYKKNTDITFCEDMTQSTIDSMIAKLKNNN, encoded by the coding sequence ATGAGTGCGCGTCTGCTTATGCCAAAGGCAACTGCTGTTTGGCTTATTGAAAATACTATGTTAACCTTTGAACAAATTGCTGATTTTTGTGGGTTACATATTCTAGAAGTACAAGCAATAGCAGATGGTGAAAGTGCTTATAAAATGAAGGGGACTAATCCTCTAAATATGGGGCAACTTACTAGAGCAGAACTTGAAAAAGGTGAAAAAGATCCATCTTATCGTTTACAACTGCAAGAATCAAAAATTCATATACCTGCACCTAAAAAAAAGGTAGCACGTTATACCCCTGTATCTCGTAGACATGATCGTCCTAATGCCATCTTATGGTTATTACGTTACCACCCTGAATTAACAGAAACACAGATATCCCGTCTGATAGGAACCACAAAAAAGACTATTGAACAGATTAAAAATAGAAGCCACTGGAATAGTGCTAATTTAACTGCAATCGATCCTGTTGGTCTTGGTCTTACTACTCAAATAGAACTCGATAGAGAAGTCAAAGAAGCGCAAAAAAACCAAGTAATACCAGAAACTGGTGATACTCTATTGCCACCTTCAACTACTGAAAATTTACCTTTGGATCAAAATGATTATAAAAAAAATACAGATATTACATTCTGTGAAGATATGACTCAAAGCACTATAGATAGTATGATAGCTAAATTAAAAAATAACAACTAA